From Tiliqua scincoides isolate rTilSci1 chromosome 2, rTilSci1.hap2, whole genome shotgun sequence, the proteins below share one genomic window:
- the LOC136640293 gene encoding microfibrillar-associated protein 1A-like — MSGPSSAVMKQPPIQSTAGAVPVRNEKGELSMEKVKVKRYVSGKRPDYAPVESSEEEEDEDFPFLRKGREQEPEPQEEEEEPASDPRLRRLQNRVSEDAEERLARHRRIAEPEAVGESDSEAEGEAWPVEREDTSEEEEEEVDEEEIERRRGLMRHRAQERENEELEAMELEDEGRSGEEPESESEYEEYTDSEDEAEPRLKPVFIRRKDRVTVQEREAEALKQKELEQEAKRMAEERHKYTLKIVEEEAKKELEENRRSLAALNALDTDDENDEEEYEAWKVRELKRIKREREALEKEKAEIERVRNLTEEERRAELRANGKVITNKAVKGKYKFLQKYYHRGAFFMDEDEVVYKRDFSAPTLEDHFNKTILPKVMQVKNFGRSGRTKYTHLVDQDTTSFDSAWGQESAQNTKFFKQKAAGVRDVFERPSAKKRKVT; from the coding sequence ATGTCGGGCCCCAGCAGCGCCGTCATGAAGCAGCCGCCGATCCAGTCCACGGCGGGCGCCGTGCCCGTCCGCAACGAGAAGGGCGAGCTCTCCATGGAGAAGGTGAAGGTGAAGCGCTACGTGTCGGGCAAGCGGCCGGACTACGCGCCGGTGGAGTcctcggaggaggaggaggacgaggacTTCCCGTTCCTCAGGAAGGGCCGCGAGCAGGAGCCGGagccccaggaggaggaggaggagccggcCAGCGACCCCCGGCTGCGCCGCCTGCAGAACCGCGTCTCCGAGGACGCGGAGGAGAGGCTGGCCAGGCACCGGAGGATCGCGGAGCCCGAGGCGGTGGGGGAGAGCGACTCGGAGGCGGAGGGAGAGGCCTGGCCCGTGGAGCGAGAGGACaccagcgaggaggaggaggaggaggttgacGAAGAGGAAATCGAGCGTCGCCGCGGCCTGATGCGCCACCGAGCCCAGGAGCGCGAGAACGAGGAGCTGGAGGCGATGGAGCTGGAGGACGAAGGCCGTTCTGGGGAGGAACCGGAGTCAGAGTCTGAGTACGAGGAGTACACAGACAGTGAGGATGAGGCTGAGCCGCGCCTCAAGCCAGTCTTTATCCGCAGAAAGGACAGGGTCACCGTCCAGGAACGAGAGGCAGAGGCCCTTAAGCagaaggaactggagcaggagGCCAAGCGGATGGCCGAGGAGAGGCACAAATATACCCTCAAGATTGTTGAAGAAGAAGCCAAGAAAGAGTTGGAGGAGAACAGGCGCTCTTTGGCAGCCCTCAATGCTCTGGACACAGATGATGAGAACGACGAGGAGGAGTATGAAGCCTGGAAAGTGCGAGAGTTGAAGCGCATCAAGCGGGAGCGGGAGgcattggagaaggagaaggcggAGATTGAGCGGGTGCGGAACCTGACCGAGGAGGAACGGCGTGCAGAGCTGCGTGCTAATGGCAAAGTCATTACAAACAAGGCCGTGAAGGGCAAATACAAGTTCCTGCAGAAGTACTACCACAGAGGGGCCTTCTTCATGGATGAAGATGAGGTTGTATACAAGAGGGATTTCAGTGCCCCAACTCTGGAGGATCACTTCAACAAGACAATCTTACCCAAAGTCATGCAGGTGAAGAACTTTGGGCGCTCTGGACGAACCAAGTACACACACTTGGTGGACCAAGATACAACCTCTTTTGACTCTGCCTGGGGCCAAGAGAGTGCACAAAACACTAAGTTCTTCAAGCAAAAGGCAGCTGGGGTGCGTGATGTCTTTGAGAGGCCCTCAGCCAAGAAGCGGAAGGTGACATGA